The genomic DNA TTAAGTGAAGAGTTTAACTTAAGTGGACTTCTTTTATCTAGAGAAGATCTGGTGCAGTTAGAAAGATTAAAAGAAGCTTTAAAAAAAGAATATGGAGAAAAAGTAAAGATTTTTTATAGGGTAATAAAAGGAAATCAGATAGCTGTTCTTATAGCCTATTTGCCAGAAGTGTCGGAAGAATTAAAAGAGAGAATATGGAAAGAGGGTTTACCTGAGTTAATGTTACCTGGTGAAATGGAGAGGCTTTCATTTAAGGAAATGCTTTACTTTTTAAGAGAAAAACTTATAGGGATACCGGGGAGATTAAGAGAAAATGAGTTAAAGAAAAAGAGACTAATTGAAGAGAATATTGATTTTCTTTACAATAGTTTTTACATTCTTGAAGATTTAAGAGATCTACTAAGAGTAAAAGAAAGGGGGGTTTATCTTACTAAGTATTTCTTTTATCTTGAGGGATTTTTACCTGAGAAAGAGATGGGAAATTTAAAAGATTTGGTAAAAAAACATGGATGTTACATTAGTGAGTCAATTCCTAAAAAGGAAGAATATAAAAGAGTACCAGTTTTACTTAAAAATTCATCTTTTTTCAAAAATTTTGAACCACTTATAGAGTTTTTTTCCTTACCTGTTTATAGAACTTATGATCCCACGCCTTTGATTGGTCTTTTTTTCCCACTTTACTATGGATTTATGTTAGGTGATATAGGTTATGGACTTTTAGGTTTAATCCTTTTTTCTTTTCTCTATTTAAGATCAAAAAATAATCTTTTAATAAGAAAAATCTCTTTTATTTTTATCGTTGCTTCAATTTTTTCAATCTTTTTTGGTGTTATATATATGGAGATGTTTGGAGATGTCTTAGAAATATTAGGATTTAAGCCTATTTTTCATAGAGTGCATGAGGCAAATACTTATCTTTTAATGGCAATAACTTTTGGATCGTTCCAAGTTATACTTGGTTTGATACTTGGTATAATTAATGCTTTTATTTTAGGGCACAGGGAACATGCAATTGGAGTTTTTTCTATGTTATTAGGTCTTATATGTATTTTAATGATTTCCCTTTCTTCTTTAGGCTTTATACCTTCTCTTTATAATAAGGTTTTTTTATTTATGTTATTAATTTTTATGGTTTTATCTTTTAAGTTCCATGGGCCAGCAGCGCCTATAGAGATTTTCTCTGCCTTTGGACACATACTTTCTTTTGCAAGACTTATGGCAATAGGACTTTCTTCAGCAATAATAGCGGTAATAGCAAACAAATTTGTTAACTTATTACCTTCAATTTTAATTGGTATAACTACAATGTTTTTATTCCATATACTTGCTTTTTTGCTTGGAATTTTTGACCCAACTATTCAGGGCTTAAGACTACAATTTGTTGAG from Candidatus Hydrothermales bacterium includes the following:
- a CDS encoding V-type ATPase 116kDa subunit family protein; this encodes MGSLKMKKVEIIGEIEKLDKFLIELQEFSVLHVEDSEFELDENEKIKRAISDKEKEILKKIERSIHLINEIKKEGLVFNVKAQKFEFKSLEELIVRLNLIYQEYQKLKEEERKILEEKSLYSSFNKILEAFEELVEKKEIELSEEFNLSGLLLSREDLVQLERLKEALKKEYGEKVKIFYRVIKGNQIAVLIAYLPEVSEELKERIWKEGLPELMLPGEMERLSFKEMLYFLREKLIGIPGRLRENELKKKRLIEENIDFLYNSFYILEDLRDLLRVKERGVYLTKYFFYLEGFLPEKEMGNLKDLVKKHGCYISESIPKKEEYKRVPVLLKNSSFFKNFEPLIEFFSLPVYRTYDPTPLIGLFFPLYYGFMLGDIGYGLLGLILFSFLYLRSKNNLLIRKISFIFIVASIFSIFFGVIYMEMFGDVLEILGFKPIFHRVHEANTYLLMAITFGSFQVILGLILGIINAFILGHREHAIGVFSMLLGLICILMISLSSLGFIPSLYNKVFLFMLLIFMVLSFKFHGPAAPIEIFSAFGHILSFARLMAIGLSSAIIAVIANKFVNLLPSILIGITTMFLFHILAFLLGIFDPTIQGLRLQFVEFFTKFYVAGGREYRPLFKRLKEVRIPEIK